One Kitasatospora sp. MAP12-44 DNA segment encodes these proteins:
- a CDS encoding long-chain fatty acid--CoA ligase, producing the protein MSSAQSVIGSDKVAGRPASVAHLFLSRVEATPDAEAYRFPVPVDEHAADSTPGAEQWRSLTWAQTAVRVKNVAAGLMSLGVRAEDRVAIASSTRLEWIIADLGNMCAGSATTTVYPSTNADETAFILANSASKAMFAENSAQLDKVVAQREVLPALAQVILFDAPAEPVEVAGLEVLTLAELEERGAGYLKEHPDAVEQAVAALDREQLATLIYTSGTTGRPKGVRLVHDCWAYEGAAQHESGLLRPEDVQFMWLPLSHVFGKTLISGQISTGHVMAVDGRVDRIIHNLPVIRPTLMASAPRIFEKVYNGIAGRARAEGGAKYKIFLWAAKVARDYARTAQASRIATGRESVPLGLKLQHAVADKLVYAKIRAAFGGRLRGSVSGSAALAPELGYFFLGAGVPILEGYGLTETSAGSTVNRAEDIRVGTCGRPLPGTEVRIAEDGEILLRGPGVMRGYHELPEQTAEVLEPDGWFHTGDIGELDKDGYVRITDRKKDMFKTSGGKYVAPSEVEGKFKAICPFVSNILVIGNGRNFCTALISLDETVIMPWAVEKGLAARTYAEVCASPEAHTLVEGFVKKLNAELQRWQTIKKFTLLPRDLDIEHGELTPSLKIKRPVVERTYADAVTEMYAGANEA; encoded by the coding sequence TTGAGTTCAGCGCAATCCGTGATCGGCTCCGACAAGGTTGCCGGGCGCCCAGCGTCGGTCGCACACCTTTTCCTCAGCAGGGTAGAGGCCACACCTGACGCCGAGGCCTACCGGTTCCCGGTCCCGGTGGACGAGCACGCGGCCGACAGCACGCCCGGGGCAGAGCAGTGGCGCTCGCTGACCTGGGCGCAGACCGCCGTACGGGTCAAGAACGTGGCCGCCGGCCTGATGTCCCTAGGCGTCCGCGCCGAGGACCGGGTCGCGATCGCCTCCTCCACCAGGCTCGAATGGATCATCGCAGACCTCGGCAACATGTGTGCCGGTTCCGCGACCACAACTGTTTACCCGAGCACCAACGCGGATGAGACGGCGTTCATTCTCGCAAATTCCGCGAGCAAGGCGATGTTCGCCGAGAATTCCGCCCAGCTCGACAAGGTGGTCGCCCAGCGTGAGGTGCTGCCCGCACTCGCCCAGGTGATCCTTTTCGACGCGCCCGCCGAGCCGGTCGAGGTGGCCGGCCTTGAGGTGCTCACCCTCGCGGAGCTGGAGGAGCGCGGCGCCGGCTACCTCAAGGAGCACCCGGACGCCGTCGAGCAGGCCGTCGCCGCGCTGGACCGCGAGCAGCTGGCCACCCTCATCTACACCTCCGGCACCACCGGCCGGCCCAAGGGCGTCCGCCTGGTGCACGACTGCTGGGCGTACGAGGGGGCGGCCCAGCACGAGAGCGGGCTGCTGCGTCCGGAGGACGTGCAGTTCATGTGGCTGCCGCTGTCGCATGTCTTCGGCAAGACGCTGATCTCGGGCCAGATCTCCACCGGCCATGTGATGGCGGTGGACGGCCGGGTGGACCGGATCATCCACAACCTGCCGGTCATCCGGCCCACCCTGATGGCCTCGGCGCCGCGGATCTTCGAGAAGGTCTACAACGGCATCGCGGGCCGGGCCAGGGCCGAGGGCGGCGCCAAGTACAAGATCTTCCTGTGGGCCGCCAAGGTCGCCCGCGACTACGCCCGGACCGCCCAGGCCAGCCGCATCGCCACCGGTCGGGAGAGCGTGCCGCTCGGCCTGAAGCTGCAGCACGCGGTCGCCGACAAGCTGGTGTACGCCAAGATCCGCGCCGCGTTCGGCGGCCGGCTGCGCGGCTCCGTCTCCGGCAGCGCCGCGCTGGCCCCCGAGCTCGGCTACTTCTTCCTGGGCGCCGGCGTGCCGATCCTGGAGGGCTACGGACTCACCGAGACCAGCGCCGGCTCCACGGTCAACCGCGCCGAGGACATCCGGGTGGGGACCTGCGGCCGGCCGCTGCCGGGCACCGAGGTCCGGATCGCCGAGGATGGCGAGATCCTGCTGCGCGGCCCCGGTGTGATGCGCGGCTACCACGAGCTGCCCGAGCAGACCGCCGAGGTGCTGGAGCCGGACGGCTGGTTCCACACCGGCGACATCGGCGAGCTGGACAAGGACGGCTACGTCCGGATCACCGACCGCAAGAAGGACATGTTCAAGACCTCGGGCGGCAAGTACGTCGCGCCCAGCGAGGTCGAGGGCAAGTTCAAGGCGATCTGCCCGTTCGTCAGCAACATCCTGGTGATCGGCAACGGGCGCAACTTCTGCACCGCGCTGATCTCGCTCGACGAGACGGTGATCATGCCGTGGGCGGTGGAGAAGGGCCTGGCGGCCAGGACGTACGCCGAGGTGTGCGCCTCGCCGGAGGCGCACACGCTGGTCGAGGGCTTCGTGAAGAAGCTCAACGCCGAGCTGCAGCGCTGGCAGACGATCAAGAAGTTCACCCTCCTCCCGCGCGACCTGGACATCGAGCACGGCGAGCTGACCCCGAGCCTCAAGATCAAGCGCCCGGTGGTCGAGCGGACCTACGCGGACGCGGTCACCGAGATGTACGCGGGGGCCAACGAAGCGTGA
- a CDS encoding ABC transporter ATP-binding protein, whose protein sequence is MLIRLLRAHLRPYTKPIVLLVLLQLISTIGNLYLPTLNADIIDKGVLTGNTGYIMRTGGVMIGVTIAQALCSIGAVYFGARTAMAIGRDIRATVFDRVQSFSARELGQFGAPSLITRTTNDVQQVQMLTLMTFTLMVAAPIMCVGGIVMALNQDVPLSGLLIVVVPLLGVIVTLLVRRLRPQFRSMQERIDKVNRILREQITGIRVIRAFVKDGHEQARFGGANDELTDASLRVGRLLALMFPSVMMVVNISSVAVLWFGAHRIADGGMQIGALTAFLSYLMQILMSVMMATFMFMMVPRAEVCAERIMEVLSTDSSVVPPSAPVTEMRDHGQLELRGVEFRFPGAESPVLRGIDVDARPGQTTAVIGSTGSGKSTLLGLIPRLFDATGGEVLVNGVNVRELDPALLAETVGLVPQKPYLFTGTVASNLRYGRPDATDEELWQALETAQAKDFVEKLDGGLEASIAQGGSNVSGGQRQRLAIARALVRRPQVYLFDDSFSALDYATDARLRKALARETADATVLIVAQRVSTIRDADRIIVLDEGVVVGSGTHHELMADNPTYREIVLSQLTEQEAA, encoded by the coding sequence GTGCTGATCCGACTTCTCAGGGCCCATCTCCGGCCCTACACCAAACCGATCGTCCTGCTGGTCCTCCTCCAGCTCATCTCGACCATCGGCAACCTCTACCTGCCGACACTCAATGCCGACATCATCGACAAGGGCGTGCTCACCGGCAACACCGGCTACATCATGCGGACCGGCGGGGTGATGATCGGCGTCACCATCGCGCAGGCCCTCTGCTCGATCGGCGCGGTCTACTTCGGCGCCCGCACCGCGATGGCGATCGGCCGGGACATCCGCGCCACGGTCTTCGACCGGGTGCAGAGCTTCTCCGCCCGCGAGCTGGGCCAGTTCGGCGCCCCTTCGCTGATCACCCGCACCACCAACGACGTCCAGCAGGTCCAGATGCTGACGCTGATGACGTTCACCCTGATGGTGGCCGCGCCGATCATGTGCGTCGGCGGCATCGTCATGGCGCTCAACCAGGACGTCCCGCTCTCCGGCCTGCTGATCGTGGTGGTACCGCTCCTCGGTGTCATCGTGACGCTGCTGGTCCGCCGGCTGCGCCCGCAGTTCCGCAGCATGCAGGAGCGGATCGACAAGGTGAACCGGATCCTGCGCGAGCAGATCACCGGTATCCGGGTGATCCGGGCCTTCGTCAAGGACGGCCACGAGCAGGCCCGCTTCGGCGGGGCCAACGACGAGCTGACCGACGCCTCGCTGCGGGTCGGCCGCCTGCTGGCCCTGATGTTCCCGTCCGTGATGATGGTCGTGAACATCTCCAGCGTCGCCGTGCTCTGGTTCGGCGCGCACCGGATCGCCGACGGCGGGATGCAGATCGGCGCCCTGACGGCGTTCCTCTCCTACCTGATGCAGATCCTGATGAGCGTCATGATGGCCACCTTCATGTTCATGATGGTGCCGCGCGCCGAGGTCTGCGCCGAGCGGATCATGGAGGTGCTCTCCACCGACTCCAGCGTGGTCCCGCCGTCCGCTCCGGTCACCGAGATGCGCGACCACGGCCAGTTGGAGCTGCGCGGCGTCGAGTTCCGCTTCCCGGGCGCCGAGTCGCCCGTGCTGCGCGGCATCGACGTCGACGCCCGGCCCGGCCAGACCACCGCCGTGATCGGCAGCACCGGCAGCGGCAAGAGCACTCTGCTCGGCCTGATCCCGCGGCTCTTCGACGCGACCGGCGGCGAGGTGCTGGTGAACGGCGTGAACGTCCGCGAACTCGACCCCGCGCTGCTCGCCGAGACCGTCGGCCTGGTGCCGCAGAAGCCGTACCTGTTCACCGGCACGGTGGCCAGCAACCTGCGCTACGGACGTCCGGACGCCACCGACGAGGAGCTCTGGCAGGCGCTGGAGACCGCGCAGGCCAAGGACTTCGTCGAAAAGCTGGACGGCGGCCTGGAGGCCTCGATCGCCCAGGGCGGCAGCAACGTCTCGGGCGGTCAGCGCCAGCGGCTCGCCATCGCCCGCGCGCTGGTCCGCCGCCCGCAGGTCTACCTCTTCGACGACTCCTTCTCCGCGCTCGACTACGCGACCGACGCCCGGCTGCGCAAGGCGCTGGCCCGGGAGACCGCCGACGCCACGGTGCTGATCGTGGCTCAGCGCGTGAGCACCATCCGCGACGCCGACCGGATCATCGTCCTGGACGAGGGCGTGGTCGTCGGCAGCGGAACGCACCACGAGCTGATGGCCGACAACCCGACATACCGGGAGATCGTGCTCTCCCAGCTCACCGAGCAGGAGGCGGCGTGA
- a CDS encoding ABC transporter ATP-binding protein: MGGQAAEKSMDFKGSGKRMLGMLKRERAALSGVVALGTLSVGCAVIGPKILGQATDLIVKGATGGRFRAGLTHAQAVALVRQQSGDHLASVLNAIDFTPGQGIDFGAIGTVLLWVLAIYVASGLFGILQGRLAAGAINRTVNRLRTDVDTKLSRLPLSYFDKQSRGEVLSRVTNDIDNIGQSMQQTMGQVVNSLLTIVGVLAMMFWISWILALIALISVPLSVVVAARVGKRAQPQFVSQWKTTGKLNGHIEEMYTGHSLVKVFGRQKEAAEIFRQENDALYGASFKAQFISGTIQPAMMLISNLNYVLVAVVGGLRVASGALSIGDVQAFIQYSRQFSQPLTQVASMANLVQSGVASAERVFELLDAEEQSAEPLHPERPAELRGLVSFEDVAFRYEADKPLIEDLSLKVEPGHTVAIVGPTGAGKTTMVNLLMRFYEVSGGRITLDGVDIAAMSREDLRSGIGMVLQDTWLFGGTIADNIAYGSVAATREQVIEAAKAAHVDRFVRTLPDGYDTVIDDEGTGVSAGEKQLITIARAFLAQPSILVLDEATSSVDTRTEVLIQRAMATLRTGRTSFVIAHRLSTIRDADVILVMENGSIVEQGSHDDLIASGGAYAKLYQAQFAQAVAETA; encoded by the coding sequence ATGGGCGGTCAGGCGGCCGAGAAGTCGATGGACTTCAAGGGCTCCGGCAAGCGGATGCTGGGGATGCTCAAGCGCGAACGGGCCGCGCTCAGCGGCGTCGTCGCGCTGGGCACGCTCAGCGTCGGCTGCGCGGTGATCGGGCCCAAGATCCTCGGTCAGGCCACCGACCTGATCGTCAAGGGGGCGACCGGCGGGAGGTTCCGGGCCGGCCTGACGCACGCCCAGGCGGTCGCACTGGTCCGTCAGCAGAGCGGCGACCACCTCGCCAGTGTGCTCAACGCGATCGACTTCACCCCCGGCCAGGGCATCGACTTCGGCGCCATCGGCACCGTGCTGCTCTGGGTGCTGGCCATCTACGTCGCCTCCGGCCTCTTCGGCATACTGCAGGGCCGGCTGGCGGCCGGCGCGATCAACCGCACGGTCAACCGGCTGCGCACGGATGTGGACACCAAGCTCTCCCGGCTGCCGCTGAGCTACTTCGACAAGCAGTCGCGCGGCGAGGTGCTCAGCCGGGTCACCAACGACATCGACAACATCGGCCAGTCCATGCAGCAGACCATGGGCCAGGTGGTGAACTCGCTGCTCACCATCGTCGGCGTGCTGGCGATGATGTTCTGGATCTCCTGGATACTCGCGCTCATCGCGCTGATCTCGGTGCCGCTCTCGGTGGTCGTCGCGGCTCGGGTCGGCAAGCGGGCCCAGCCGCAGTTCGTCTCCCAGTGGAAGACCACCGGCAAGCTCAACGGCCACATCGAGGAGATGTACACCGGCCACTCGCTGGTGAAGGTCTTCGGCCGGCAGAAGGAGGCCGCCGAGATCTTCCGCCAGGAGAACGACGCGCTCTACGGGGCCAGCTTCAAGGCGCAGTTCATCTCCGGGACCATCCAGCCCGCGATGATGCTGATCAGCAACCTCAACTACGTGCTGGTCGCGGTGGTCGGCGGTCTGCGGGTGGCCAGCGGCGCGCTGTCGATCGGTGACGTGCAGGCATTCATCCAGTACTCGCGGCAGTTCAGCCAGCCGCTCACCCAGGTCGCCTCGATGGCCAACCTGGTGCAGTCCGGCGTCGCCTCGGCGGAGCGGGTCTTCGAGCTGCTGGACGCCGAGGAGCAGTCCGCCGAGCCGCTGCACCCCGAGCGGCCGGCCGAACTGCGCGGCCTGGTCTCCTTCGAGGACGTGGCCTTCCGCTACGAGGCCGACAAGCCGCTGATCGAGGACCTCTCGCTCAAGGTCGAGCCCGGCCACACGGTGGCGATCGTCGGCCCGACCGGGGCCGGCAAGACCACCATGGTCAACCTGCTGATGCGGTTCTACGAGGTCAGCGGCGGGCGGATCACCCTGGACGGGGTGGACATCGCCGCGATGTCCCGCGAGGACCTGCGCTCCGGGATCGGCATGGTGCTCCAGGACACCTGGCTGTTCGGCGGCACGATCGCCGACAACATCGCGTACGGCTCGGTGGCGGCCACCCGCGAGCAGGTGATCGAGGCGGCGAAGGCCGCGCACGTCGACCGCTTCGTCCGCACCCTGCCGGACGGCTACGACACCGTGATCGACGACGAGGGCACCGGGGTCAGCGCGGGCGAGAAGCAGCTGATCACCATCGCCCGGGCGTTCCTCGCCCAGCCCAGCATCCTGGTGCTGGACGAGGCCACCAGCTCGGTGGACACCCGTACCGAGGTGCTGATCCAGCGGGCCATGGCCACCCTGCGCACCGGCCGCACCAGCTTCGTCATCGCCCACCGGCTCTCCACCATCCGGGACGCCGACGTGATCCTGGTGATGGAGAACGGCTCGATCGTCGAACAGGGCTCGCACGACGACCTGATCGCCTCCGGCGGCGCGTACGCCAAGCTCTACCAGGCGCAGTTCGCCCAGGCCGTCGCCGAGACGGCCTGA
- the lepA gene encoding translation elongation factor 4 produces the protein MPATPTNVPQPSRTDPALIRNFCIIAHIDHGKSTLADRMLQITGVVDPRQMRAQYLDRMDIERERGITIKSQAVRLPWAPKTGDNVGTTHILNMIDTPGHVDFTYEVSRSLAACEGTILVVDAAQGIEAQTLANLYLALENNLTIIPVLNKIDLPAAQPEKYAAEIAHIIGCDPEDVLKVSAKSGLGVEDLLDHVVAKVPAPVGVKDAPARAMIFDSVYDTYRGVVTYVRVVDGELTKRERIQMMSTGATHELLEIGVISPEPRVSDGLGVGEVGYIITGVKDVRQSKVGDTITSMHKGATEALGGYKDPRPMVFSGLYPLDGSDYPLLRDALDKLQLNDAALVFEPETSVALGFGYRCGFLGLLHLEIVRERLEREFNLDLISTAPNVVYRVVMEDGSEHTVTNPSEFPTGKISEVHEPVVRGSILVPNEFVGAVMELCQGRRGNMQGMDYLSEERVELRYTLPLAEIVFDFFDILKSKTRGYGSFDYEPIGEQTADLVKVDILLHGDAVDAFSAIVHKDKAYNYGVMMAGKLQKLIPRQQFEVPIQAAIGSRVIARETVRAIRKDVLAKCYGGDISRKRKLLEKQKEGKKRMKMVGRVEVPQEAFIAALSTDADSPKDAKK, from the coding sequence GTGCCCGCGACCCCTACGAACGTGCCACAGCCCAGCCGTACCGACCCGGCGCTGATCCGCAACTTCTGCATCATCGCCCACATCGACCACGGCAAGTCCACCCTCGCCGACCGCATGCTGCAGATCACCGGCGTCGTCGACCCGCGGCAGATGCGTGCCCAGTACCTCGACCGGATGGACATCGAGCGCGAGCGCGGAATCACCATCAAGTCGCAGGCGGTCCGCCTCCCGTGGGCGCCGAAGACCGGCGACAACGTGGGCACGACCCACATCCTCAACATGATCGACACGCCCGGCCACGTCGACTTCACCTACGAGGTGTCCCGTTCGCTGGCCGCCTGTGAGGGCACCATCCTGGTGGTGGACGCCGCGCAGGGCATCGAGGCGCAGACCCTCGCCAACCTGTACCTGGCGCTGGAGAACAACCTCACGATCATCCCGGTCCTCAACAAGATCGACCTGCCGGCCGCCCAGCCGGAGAAGTACGCCGCCGAGATCGCGCACATCATCGGCTGCGACCCGGAGGACGTCCTGAAGGTCAGCGCCAAGAGCGGCCTGGGCGTCGAGGACCTGCTGGACCACGTGGTCGCCAAGGTCCCGGCCCCGGTCGGCGTCAAGGACGCCCCGGCCCGCGCGATGATCTTCGACTCGGTCTACGACACCTACCGCGGCGTGGTGACCTACGTCCGGGTGGTCGACGGTGAGCTCACCAAGCGCGAGCGCATCCAGATGATGTCCACCGGCGCGACGCACGAGTTGCTGGAGATCGGTGTCATCTCGCCCGAGCCGCGGGTCTCCGACGGCCTTGGCGTCGGCGAGGTGGGCTACATCATCACCGGTGTGAAGGACGTCCGGCAGTCCAAGGTCGGTGACACCATCACCTCGATGCACAAGGGTGCGACCGAGGCGCTGGGCGGCTACAAGGACCCGCGTCCGATGGTCTTCTCCGGCCTCTACCCGCTGGACGGCAGCGACTACCCGCTGCTGCGCGACGCCCTCGACAAGCTCCAGCTCAACGACGCCGCCCTGGTGTTCGAGCCGGAGACCTCGGTCGCGCTGGGCTTCGGCTACCGCTGCGGATTCCTCGGGCTGCTGCACCTGGAGATCGTCCGGGAGCGGCTGGAGCGCGAGTTCAACCTCGACCTGATCTCCACCGCCCCCAACGTGGTCTACCGGGTGGTGATGGAGGACGGCAGCGAGCACACCGTCACCAACCCGAGCGAGTTCCCCACCGGCAAGATCTCCGAGGTCCACGAGCCGGTGGTCCGCGGTTCCATCCTGGTGCCCAACGAGTTCGTCGGCGCCGTCATGGAGCTCTGCCAGGGCCGCCGCGGCAACATGCAGGGCATGGACTACCTCTCCGAGGAGCGGGTGGAGCTGCGCTACACCCTCCCGTTGGCCGAGATCGTCTTCGACTTCTTCGACATCCTGAAGTCCAAGACCCGCGGCTACGGCTCCTTCGACTACGAGCCGATCGGCGAGCAGACCGCCGACCTGGTCAAGGTCGACATCCTGCTGCACGGTGACGCGGTGGACGCCTTCTCCGCCATCGTGCACAAGGACAAGGCCTACAACTACGGCGTCATGATGGCCGGCAAGCTGCAGAAGCTGATCCCGCGCCAGCAGTTCGAGGTGCCGATCCAGGCCGCCATCGGCTCGCGGGTGATCGCCCGTGAGACGGTCCGCGCGATCCGCAAGGACGTCCTCGCCAAGTGCTACGGCGGTGACATCTCCCGGAAGCGGAAGCTGCTGGAGAAGCAGAAGGAGGGCAAGAAGCGGATGAAGATGGTCGGCCGCGTGGAGGTCCCGCAGGAGGCCTTCATCGCCGCGCTGTCGACGGACGCGGACAGCCCCAAGGACGCCAAGAAGTAG
- a CDS encoding antibiotic biosynthesis monooxygenase: MILESATLNVLPGREDEFLAAFAQAKPLIAGRPGFRGLELRRCLDEGLGSRFLLQVRWEQLSDHTEGFRRSAEYERWRELLHHFYAPFPSVEHYGEPVHRA, from the coding sequence ATGATCTTGGAAAGCGCAACGCTGAATGTGCTGCCCGGCCGCGAGGACGAGTTCCTCGCCGCCTTCGCGCAGGCCAAGCCGCTGATCGCGGGCCGGCCCGGGTTCCGCGGACTGGAGCTGCGGCGCTGCCTGGACGAGGGGCTCGGCTCGCGCTTCCTGCTCCAGGTGCGGTGGGAGCAGCTGAGCGACCACACCGAGGGCTTCCGCCGCTCGGCGGAGTACGAGCGGTGGCGCGAGCTGCTGCACCACTTCTACGCGCCGTTCCCCTCGGTCGAGCACTACGGGGAGCCGGTCCACCGCGCCTGA
- the rpsT gene encoding 30S ribosomal protein S20 — protein sequence MANIKSQIKRNKTNEKARLRNKAVKSSLKTAVRKAREAAAAGDVEKATVLARAASKALDKAVSKGVIHKNQAANKKSAITKRVTVSA from the coding sequence GTGGCGAACATCAAGTCCCAGATCAAGCGCAACAAGACCAACGAGAAGGCGCGCCTGCGCAACAAGGCCGTCAAGTCCTCGCTGAAGACCGCTGTGCGCAAGGCCCGTGAGGCCGCTGCCGCCGGTGACGTCGAGAAGGCCACCGTGCTGGCCCGCGCGGCCTCCAAGGCCCTCGACAAGGCCGTCAGCAAGGGTGTCATCCACAAGAACCAGGCCGCCAACAAGAAGTCGGCGATCACCAAGCGCGTCACCGTTTCGGCCTGA
- the holA gene encoding DNA polymerase III subunit delta produces the protein MARKSAPDDLLAPLTLAVGQEELLLDRAVAQVVAAARAADPDTDVRDIAPGGLQPGSLAQLTTPSLFAERKVIVIRAAQDLGADSVKEVKAYLDSPIEEVIMILVHAGGVKGKGLLDAGRKAGGREVVCPKLTKAGERIAFVRGEFKTLGRSASPEACQALLDALGSDLRELAAACSQLTSDVEGTIDERVVARYYSGRAEATGFEVADFAVTGRAAEALERLRWALAVGQPPTGITYALAAGVRGIGRLASADRSMRPADLARELGMPPWKVDRVRQQMRGWTGDGVATALIAIAEADAAVKGGSDDPAFALERAVVTVARAARAGARQY, from the coding sequence ATGGCCAGGAAGAGTGCACCCGACGACCTGCTCGCCCCGCTGACCCTCGCGGTCGGCCAGGAGGAGCTGCTGCTCGACCGCGCGGTCGCCCAGGTGGTGGCTGCGGCGAGAGCGGCGGATCCCGACACCGACGTCCGCGACATCGCCCCCGGCGGCCTCCAGCCCGGCAGCCTCGCCCAGCTCACCACCCCGTCGCTCTTCGCCGAGCGCAAGGTCATCGTGATCCGTGCCGCCCAGGACCTCGGTGCCGACTCGGTCAAAGAGGTCAAGGCCTACCTCGACTCCCCGATCGAGGAAGTGATCATGATCTTGGTGCACGCGGGAGGCGTCAAGGGCAAGGGTTTGCTGGACGCCGGCCGCAAGGCGGGCGGCCGCGAGGTCGTCTGCCCCAAGCTGACCAAGGCCGGCGAGCGGATCGCCTTCGTCCGCGGCGAGTTCAAGACGCTCGGCCGCTCCGCCAGCCCCGAGGCCTGCCAGGCCCTGCTGGACGCGCTCGGCAGTGACCTGCGCGAGCTGGCGGCGGCCTGCAGCCAGCTCACCTCCGACGTCGAGGGGACGATCGACGAGCGCGTGGTCGCCCGTTACTACAGCGGTCGTGCCGAGGCCACCGGCTTCGAGGTGGCCGACTTCGCGGTGACCGGCCGGGCCGCCGAGGCCCTGGAACGGCTGCGCTGGGCGCTGGCCGTGGGCCAGCCGCCGACCGGCATCACCTACGCCCTGGCCGCCGGGGTCCGCGGCATCGGCCGGCTGGCCTCCGCCGACCGCTCGATGCGCCCGGCCGACCTCGCCCGCGAGCTGGGCATGCCGCCCTGGAAGGTGGACCGGGTCCGCCAGCAGATGCGCGGCTGGACCGGCGATGGCGTCGCCACCGCGCTGATCGCGATCGCCGAGGCGGACGCCGCGGTCAAGGGCGGCTCCGACGACCCGGCCTTCGCCCTGGAGCGCGCCGTCGTCACCGTGGCCCGCGCCGCCCGTGCGGGCGCCCGCCAGTACTGA
- a CDS encoding ComEA family DNA-binding protein, producing MGTTRSSLNPALARRRETTEVFRHRMTHLFAVADQDHLVAAAPAPASAETHPAAPSSRVLPEDWPNGYGRRRDRRRSAQAPVPPDPAAPDPVPPGPVTAAPVDVGPDDVAALPRLPPPSSPLADTRAADGLSPPSDPSSPPGAHRSFRPRLPAALHSLRWVDRKAVLGLSVLLLIAVAYAVQHFWFGRPQAVAVPVASITAAGSPGPAGGPAAAAAAVARGAGAVPASAPGAAVEGAADAVGAPVAAVVVDVAGRVADPGVRSLPGGSRVADAIRAAGGAQSGVNTDELNLARVLVDGEQILVGAPSPPPGQAATPARRAPISLNRATVEQLDALPGVGPVLAQHIIDFRGSHAGFRSLDQLRQISGIGERKLAELKPLLTL from the coding sequence ATGGGAACCACACGAAGCAGCCTGAACCCGGCGCTGGCGCGCCGCCGGGAGACCACCGAGGTCTTCCGGCACCGGATGACCCACCTCTTCGCGGTGGCGGACCAGGACCACCTGGTCGCCGCCGCTCCCGCTCCCGCTTCCGCCGAGACGCACCCTGCTGCGCCGTCCTCGCGGGTCCTCCCTGAGGACTGGCCCAATGGTTACGGGCGGCGCCGCGACCGCCGACGATCCGCGCAGGCCCCCGTTCCTCCCGACCCCGCCGCTCCCGACCCCGTTCCTCCCGGCCCCGTCACGGCCGCCCCGGTCGACGTCGGCCCGGACGATGTCGCGGCGCTCCCACGGCTCCCGCCGCCGTCCTCGCCGCTCGCTGACACGCGCGCCGCTGACGGCCTTTCACCTCCCTCCGATCCCTCCAGTCCTCCGGGTGCCCACCGCTCCTTCCGGCCCCGGCTGCCCGCGGCTCTCCACTCCCTCCGCTGGGTGGACCGAAAGGCCGTCCTCGGTCTCAGCGTGCTTCTGCTGATCGCCGTGGCGTACGCGGTCCAGCACTTCTGGTTCGGCCGGCCGCAGGCCGTCGCCGTGCCAGTCGCCTCCATCACCGCCGCCGGCTCACCCGGACCGGCGGGTGGCCCGGCAGCGGCGGCAGCAGCCGTCGCGCGGGGCGCGGGCGCCGTGCCGGCCTCTGCACCGGGCGCCGCGGTCGAGGGCGCGGCGGACGCGGTGGGGGCGCCCGTCGCCGCCGTGGTGGTCGACGTCGCGGGGAGGGTGGCCGACCCCGGGGTCCGCTCACTGCCGGGCGGATCGCGGGTGGCCGATGCGATCCGGGCCGCCGGCGGTGCCCAGTCCGGGGTGAACACCGACGAGCTCAACCTGGCCCGGGTCCTGGTCGACGGTGAGCAGATCCTGGTGGGGGCACCGTCTCCGCCACCGGGTCAGGCCGCCACGCCCGCTCGGCGTGCGCCGATCAGTCTGAACCGGGCAACGGTGGAGCAGCTTGACGCCCTGCCAGGGGTCGGGCCGGTCCTCGCCCAACACATCATCGACTTCCGCGGCTCCCACGCGGGCTTCCGCTCACTCGACCAGCTCCGCCAGATCAGCGGCATCGGTGAGCGCAAGCTAGCCGAACTCAAACCGCTGCTCACTCTCTGA